From a single Aquincola tertiaricarbonis genomic region:
- a CDS encoding HD-GYP domain-containing protein, whose translation MLKKIAVSDLRLGMHLHAFESSWVRHPFWKSRFVLTDAADLQAALASGIAECWIDTSLGADVAGRDDRPSPVATPPAVPAQARQAPPAAAVAPAPPQLPPAPSASLQDELRKAQQVYRRSKQAVVSMFNEARLGKAIDAEQCLPLVEEISESVFRNPGALVSLARLKSRDEYTYMHSVAVCALMVALGRELGLDANACREAGLAGLLHDMGKAAMPLEILNKPGKLTDDEFSVMRSHPERGHEMLVGGTAPEAVLDVCLHHHERMDGTGYPHRLPGDQISRVARMGAICDVYDAITSNRPYKAGWDPAESIARMISWKGHFDEAMLGAFVKSLGIYPIGSLVRLESGKLAVVVEQNPAALVSPVVKAFFSTRSNMPIPVTRIDLAQMVGRDRIVGREPPGNWNFPQLAELWAGDAAPARR comes from the coding sequence ATGTTGAAGAAGATCGCCGTCTCTGACTTGCGGCTCGGCATGCACCTGCATGCCTTCGAGAGCTCCTGGGTGCGGCATCCCTTCTGGAAGTCGCGCTTCGTGCTCACGGACGCCGCCGACCTCCAGGCTGCGCTGGCCAGCGGCATTGCCGAGTGCTGGATCGACACCAGCCTGGGCGCTGACGTGGCCGGCCGCGACGACCGCCCTTCGCCCGTCGCCACCCCGCCCGCCGTGCCGGCCCAGGCGAGGCAGGCACCGCCGGCCGCCGCCGTGGCGCCAGCGCCCCCGCAGTTGCCTCCGGCGCCGTCGGCCAGCCTGCAGGACGAACTGCGCAAGGCGCAGCAGGTCTACCGCCGCTCCAAGCAGGCGGTGGTCTCGATGTTCAACGAGGCACGGCTTGGCAAGGCCATCGATGCCGAGCAGTGCCTGCCGCTGGTGGAGGAGATCTCCGAATCCGTCTTCCGCAACCCGGGCGCGCTGGTGAGCCTGGCGCGGCTGAAGTCGCGCGACGAATACACCTACATGCACTCCGTGGCCGTGTGCGCGCTGATGGTGGCGCTGGGCCGCGAGCTGGGCCTGGACGCCAATGCCTGTCGCGAAGCGGGCCTCGCCGGCCTGCTGCACGACATGGGCAAGGCCGCCATGCCGCTGGAGATCCTGAACAAGCCCGGCAAGCTGACCGACGACGAATTCAGCGTGATGCGCAGCCACCCCGAGCGGGGCCACGAGATGCTGGTCGGCGGCACCGCGCCCGAGGCGGTGCTCGACGTGTGCCTGCACCACCATGAGCGCATGGATGGCACCGGCTACCCGCACCGGCTGCCCGGCGACCAGATTTCGCGCGTGGCGCGCATGGGCGCCATCTGCGACGTGTACGACGCCATCACCTCCAACCGGCCCTACAAGGCGGGCTGGGACCCGGCCGAGAGCATCGCGCGCATGATCTCGTGGAAGGGCCACTTCGACGAAGCCATGCTGGGTGCCTTCGTCAAGAGCCTGGGCATCTACCCGATCGGCTCGCTGGTGCGGCTGGAGTCGGGCAAGCTGGCCGTGGTGGTGGAGCAGAACCCGGCCGCGCTGGTGTCGCCGGTGGTCAAGGCCTTCTTCTCCACCCGCTCGAACATGCCGATCCCGGTCACCCGCATCGACCTGGCCCAGATGGTCGGCCGCGACCGCATCGTCGGCCGTGAGCCGCCGGGCAACTGGAACTTCCCGCAGCTGGCCGAACTGTGGGCCGGCGACGCTGCGCCCGCCCGTCGCTGA
- a CDS encoding DUF2069 domain-containing protein, translating to MPDVPARPDRTTALTRNLAVASLLALIVLGLAWELWLAPTGQRTWALKVLPLAVPLAGFLKYRMRTYRWVSLLVWLYFTEGVVRATSESGISAVLATLQVLLCVVLFTACAWHVRWRLKRGHAAEQAQAESAAADRP from the coding sequence ATGCCTGATGTTCCCGCCCGGCCCGACCGCACCACCGCCCTCACCCGCAACCTGGCCGTGGCCAGCCTGCTGGCGCTCATCGTGCTGGGGCTGGCCTGGGAGCTGTGGCTGGCACCCACCGGGCAGCGCACCTGGGCGCTGAAGGTGCTGCCGCTGGCGGTGCCGCTGGCCGGCTTCCTGAAGTACCGCATGCGCACCTACCGCTGGGTGAGCCTGCTGGTGTGGCTGTATTTCACCGAGGGTGTGGTGCGCGCCACCTCCGAGAGCGGCATCAGCGCCGTGCTGGCCACCTTGCAGGTGCTGCTGTGCGTGGTGCTGTTCACCGCCTGCGCCTGGCATGTGCGCTGGCGCCTGAAGCGCGGCCACGCCGCCGAGCAGGCGCAGGCCGAGTCGGCAGCCGCCGACCGGCCCTGA
- a CDS encoding type II toxin-antitoxin system Phd/YefM family antitoxin: MNKVIGMHEAKSTLSQLVARAAGGETILIGPHGRAEAKLVPVDAPQPKKIRIGAMKGRLTVPDDFNEPLPDDVLQGFEGML; encoded by the coding sequence ATGAACAAGGTCATCGGCATGCATGAAGCGAAGTCCACGCTGTCACAGCTGGTGGCGCGTGCGGCTGGCGGCGAGACCATCCTCATCGGTCCGCACGGACGTGCCGAGGCCAAGCTGGTGCCCGTGGATGCGCCGCAACCCAAGAAGATCAGGATCGGCGCCATGAAGGGTCGGCTCACGGTGCCCGACGACTTCAACGAGCCGCTGCCCGACGACGTGTTGCAGGGGTTCGAGGGCATGCTGTGA
- a CDS encoding YihY family inner membrane protein, with translation MPPVTSERRPWRIRAWRALVALCRWPWIDTLRTLRDRFRDDRLGLTASSLTFTTLIALVPLVTVMLAVFSAFPIFSSFQISLEKYFLQTLVPDNIAKPVLTAVTQFARQATKLGSLGLVVLLLTALALMLTIDRTLNGIWRVRRPRPIAQRVLVYWAAITLGPLVLGVSLSMSSYAISSSRGLVGAMPDTVNLMLNLLEFGLQVAAVTGLFHYVPNTDVRWRHALAGGLFCALGFEVAKKVLGLYVSLVPTYSTMYGAFATLPILLLWMYIGWVIVLLGAVIAAHAPSLSMRIVRRVGVPGHQFSLALAVLRLLSEAHGDQRHGLTLRQLAEALSTDPLLVETVVDALVALDWVGRLEEEGGQRHVLLVDPQRTALQPLVDELLLTPDPVTATFRRQVGVDEMRLGQVL, from the coding sequence ATGCCCCCCGTGACCTCTGAGCGCCGACCCTGGCGCATCAGGGCCTGGCGCGCCTTGGTGGCGCTGTGCCGTTGGCCCTGGATCGACACCCTGCGCACCCTGCGCGACCGCTTCCGCGACGACCGCCTGGGCCTGACCGCCAGCAGCCTGACCTTCACCACGCTGATTGCGCTGGTGCCGCTGGTCACGGTGATGCTGGCGGTGTTCTCGGCCTTCCCGATCTTCTCGAGCTTCCAGATCTCGCTGGAGAAGTACTTCCTGCAGACCCTGGTGCCCGACAACATTGCCAAGCCGGTGCTGACGGCGGTGACCCAGTTCGCCCGCCAGGCCACCAAGCTGGGCTCGCTGGGCCTGGTGGTGCTGCTGCTCACCGCGCTGGCCTTGATGCTCACCATCGACCGCACGCTCAACGGCATCTGGCGGGTGCGCCGGCCGCGGCCGATCGCCCAGCGCGTGCTGGTGTACTGGGCGGCCATCACGCTGGGGCCGCTGGTGCTGGGCGTCAGCCTGTCGATGAGTTCGTATGCCATCTCGTCCAGCCGCGGCCTGGTGGGGGCGATGCCCGACACCGTGAACCTGATGCTCAACCTGCTGGAGTTCGGGCTGCAGGTGGCGGCGGTGACGGGCCTTTTCCACTACGTGCCCAACACCGACGTGCGCTGGCGCCATGCGCTGGCCGGGGGCCTGTTCTGCGCGCTGGGCTTCGAGGTGGCCAAGAAGGTTCTGGGCCTGTACGTGAGCCTGGTGCCCACCTATTCCACGATGTACGGCGCCTTTGCCACGCTGCCCATCCTGCTGCTGTGGATGTACATCGGCTGGGTGATCGTGCTGCTGGGCGCGGTGATCGCGGCCCACGCGCCCAGCCTGTCCATGCGCATCGTGCGCCGGGTGGGGGTGCCGGGGCACCAGTTCTCACTGGCGCTGGCGGTGCTGCGGCTGTTGAGCGAAGCCCACGGCGACCAGCGCCACGGCCTCACGCTGCGGCAGCTGGCCGAGGCCTTGAGCACCGATCCGCTGCTGGTGGAAACCGTGGTGGACGCCCTGGTGGCACTGGACTGGGTGGGCCGCCTGGAAGAAGAAGGCGGCCAGCGCCACGTGCTGCTGGTGGACCCGCAGCGCACGGCGCTGCAACCGCTGGTGGACGAGCTGCTGCTGACCCCCGATCCGGTGACCGCCACCTTCCGGCGTCAGGTGGGGGTGGATGAGATGCGGTTGGGGCAGGTGTTGTGA
- a CDS encoding type II toxin-antitoxin system VapC family toxin produces MRLLLDTQLLLWTLSGDKRMKKLTPRLLDEENECFFSVASLWEIAIKHAIGKLQADAQEVRDECLSSGFKEIQITFAHVRQLVGLPHVHRDPFDRLLVAQAMGEPLRLLTADNVLGAYGPHVEFVAL; encoded by the coding sequence GTGAGGCTGCTGCTGGATACGCAGCTGCTGCTCTGGACCTTGAGTGGCGACAAGCGAATGAAGAAGCTGACTCCGCGCCTGCTGGACGAGGAGAACGAGTGCTTCTTCAGCGTGGCGTCGTTATGGGAAATCGCCATCAAGCACGCCATCGGCAAGCTGCAGGCCGACGCGCAAGAGGTGCGCGATGAATGCCTGAGCAGCGGCTTCAAAGAAATCCAGATCACCTTTGCCCACGTGCGGCAGCTGGTCGGCTTGCCTCACGTGCACCGCGACCCGTTCGACCGCCTGCTGGTGGCCCAGGCGATGGGTGAGCCGCTGCGACTGCTGACGGCCGACAACGTCCTCGGTGCCTACGGCCCTCACGTGGAGTTCGTAGCGCTGTGA
- a CDS encoding efflux RND transporter periplasmic adaptor subunit: MGKKGLKTAAVAAAVLVLAVGIAAAVKSQRQDPPAAGKAEVVLEFTSREVVQPQSMAMPLVLQFSGPLVAPQTAVVRAKAAGTLLSLAVEEGSRVRAGQALGQVDLAELDSRVNERHAMLESARAQLAQAERNYQSNLRLADQQFISTNALDTSRSQLDAARAQMNAAQAQVNSLRVTQRDAALVAPISGVVARRHVVPGEKLAAEQQVLTLVDLARLELAGSVGTHEVSLLQPGMPVQVQVEGVATPVAARLARIAPAAEPGTRSIGVTVAFDNPKETFRAGQYALARVVLDDPQQRLTLPASAIGHQSGQEHVWLIEGGALARRAVTTGRRDEAGGRVEVLQGVGPQAQVLAARFDNLREGAKAVLLPGKSAAVAASGASAPVIK; encoded by the coding sequence ATGGGCAAAAAAGGCCTGAAAACCGCGGCCGTTGCGGCGGCGGTGCTGGTGTTGGCGGTGGGCATTGCCGCCGCGGTCAAGAGCCAGCGGCAGGACCCGCCCGCGGCCGGCAAGGCCGAGGTGGTGCTCGAATTCACCTCGCGCGAAGTGGTTCAGCCCCAGTCCATGGCCATGCCGCTGGTGCTGCAGTTCTCGGGCCCGCTGGTGGCACCGCAGACCGCCGTGGTGCGCGCCAAGGCCGCCGGCACGCTGCTGTCGCTGGCGGTGGAAGAGGGCAGCCGGGTGCGCGCCGGCCAGGCCTTGGGCCAGGTCGATCTGGCCGAACTGGACAGCCGCGTCAACGAACGCCATGCGATGCTGGAATCGGCCCGCGCGCAACTGGCGCAGGCCGAGCGCAACTACCAGTCCAACCTGCGGCTGGCCGATCAGCAGTTCATCTCCACCAACGCGCTCGACACCTCCCGCTCGCAGCTGGACGCGGCGCGCGCGCAGATGAATGCCGCCCAGGCCCAGGTCAACAGCCTGCGCGTCACCCAGCGCGATGCCGCCCTGGTGGCGCCGATCAGCGGCGTGGTGGCACGTCGCCATGTGGTGCCCGGCGAAAAACTGGCCGCCGAACAGCAGGTGCTCACGCTGGTGGACCTGGCCCGGCTGGAGCTGGCCGGCAGCGTGGGCACGCACGAGGTCTCGCTGTTGCAGCCCGGCATGCCGGTGCAGGTGCAGGTGGAAGGCGTCGCCACGCCGGTGGCCGCGCGGCTGGCGCGCATCGCCCCGGCGGCCGAGCCGGGCACGCGGTCCATCGGCGTCACCGTGGCCTTCGACAACCCGAAGGAGACCTTCCGCGCCGGGCAGTACGCGCTGGCCCGCGTGGTGCTGGACGATCCGCAGCAGCGGCTGACGCTGCCGGCCAGCGCCATCGGCCACCAGTCGGGGCAGGAGCATGTGTGGCTGATCGAAGGGGGCGCGCTGGCCCGCCGTGCCGTCACCACCGGCCGGCGTGACGAAGCCGGCGGCCGTGTGGAGGTGCTGCAGGGCGTCGGCCCGCAGGCCCAGGTGCTGGCGGCCCGCTTCGACAACCTGCGTGAAGGTGCCAAGGCGGTGCTGCTGCCCGGCAAGTCGGCCGCGGTGGCGGCCAGCGGCGCTTCGGCGCCGGTGATCAAGTGA
- a CDS encoding CBS domain-containing protein, translating into MKVSDILRVKGNTLYTVTPDEPLAVALRTMAELDIGSLCVMSHGDLIGMLTFREVIQAVVRNGGVVGDTLVRSTMDDQPLTCTPETELDEVRRMMLLRHARYMPVLNQRTLMGVISFYDVAKAVVDSQDFENRMLKAYIRDWPVDQDPGVEAAAAQSKL; encoded by the coding sequence ATGAAAGTCAGCGACATCCTGCGTGTCAAAGGAAACACGCTCTACACCGTCACCCCCGATGAACCCCTGGCCGTGGCCCTGCGCACGATGGCCGAGCTGGACATCGGCAGCCTGTGCGTGATGAGCCATGGCGATCTGATCGGCATGCTCACCTTCCGCGAGGTGATCCAGGCGGTGGTGCGCAACGGCGGCGTGGTGGGCGACACGCTGGTGCGCAGCACCATGGACGACCAGCCGCTGACCTGCACCCCCGAGACCGAGCTGGACGAGGTGCGCCGCATGATGCTGCTGCGCCATGCCCGCTACATGCCAGTGCTGAACCAGCGCACGCTGATGGGCGTGATCTCGTTCTACGACGTGGCCAAGGCGGTGGTGGACAGCCAGGACTTCGAGAACCGCATGCTCAAGGCCTACATCCGCGACTGGCCGGTGGACCAGGACCCCGGCGTTGAAGCCGCGGCGGCCCAGTCCAAGCTTTAA
- a CDS encoding alpha/beta fold hydrolase, with product MKLQVSTPQGPQEAYAYTGGKPFDPTLPCVVMVHGALNDHSVWTLAARWFAHHGWSVLAVDQPGHGRSAGPVLPSVEALADWVLALLDAAGVQQAALVGHSMGSLIALEAAARAPARASALVMVGTAYPMKVSDALLSTALNTPLAAIDMVNTFSLSTIAAKPSYPGPGAWLHGGGRALMRRLLQQGAAHVPAGSNLFHHDFKLCDAYANGLQAAAAVSCPATLVLGGRDQMTPPKATRDLAQALKARGVILPTAGHALMQEAPEGLLGALRQALMESLAT from the coding sequence ATGAAACTGCAGGTGAGCACCCCCCAAGGCCCGCAGGAAGCCTACGCCTACACCGGCGGCAAACCCTTCGACCCCACCCTGCCCTGCGTGGTGATGGTGCACGGCGCCCTCAACGACCACAGCGTGTGGACGCTGGCGGCGCGCTGGTTCGCCCACCACGGGTGGAGCGTGCTGGCGGTCGACCAGCCCGGCCACGGCCGCAGCGCCGGGCCGGTGCTGCCCAGCGTCGAGGCGCTGGCCGACTGGGTGCTGGCGCTGCTGGATGCGGCCGGCGTGCAGCAGGCCGCGCTGGTGGGCCACAGCATGGGCTCGCTGATCGCGCTGGAAGCCGCGGCGCGGGCGCCCGCCCGCGCCAGCGCGCTGGTGATGGTGGGCACCGCCTACCCGATGAAGGTGTCGGACGCGCTGCTGAGCACCGCGTTGAACACGCCGCTGGCGGCCATCGACATGGTGAACACGTTCTCGCTGAGCACCATCGCCGCCAAGCCCTCGTACCCCGGCCCAGGCGCCTGGCTGCACGGCGGCGGGCGAGCGCTGATGCGCCGGCTGCTGCAGCAGGGCGCGGCCCATGTGCCTGCCGGAAGCAACCTGTTCCACCACGACTTCAAACTGTGCGACGCCTACGCCAACGGCCTGCAGGCCGCGGCGGCCGTCAGCTGCCCGGCCACGCTGGTGCTGGGCGGCCGCGACCAGATGACCCCGCCCAAGGCCACCCGCGATCTGGCCCAGGCGCTGAAGGCCCGGGGGGTGATCCTGCCTACGGCCGGGCATGCGCTGATGCAGGAGGCGCCGGAGGGGCTGCTGGGGGCGCTGAGGCAAGCCCTGATGGAATCCCTTGCGACTTAG
- a CDS encoding FAD-binding oxidoreductase, translating to MTADATTLQALPAALRAALGDAHVLTGTDAAAREQDWRQRWPGRALAVARPGSTEEVATVLRLAARHGASVVPQGGNTGLVGGGVPDDSGRQLVLSLGRMNRIREIDAANLTMTAEAGCVLQALQQAAAEQGLLFPLSLAAEGSCTIGGNLATNAGGTQVLRYGNARELCLGLEVVTAQGEVWSGLSGLRKDNTGYDLRDLFIGSEGTLGVITAATLKLHPQPVATLTALAACPDLPACVALLMRARARLGAGLTGFEVMNRLSLDLVRQHFPQLPQPLPGAPWTVLLELADGESEAHARGLFEGLMEAALDDGCCTDAVVAESLAQSQALWQLRESIPLAQAAAGANIKHDIALPVSRIPDFVAATDAALAAAFPGAALVNFGHLGDGNLHYNVQAPPGVSPREFLARHEPAVNTLVYDGVMAHGGSISAEHGIGRLKREELAERKSPVALGLMRAIKQALDPQGLLNPGRVL from the coding sequence ATGACCGCTGACGCCACCACCTTGCAGGCCCTTCCCGCCGCCCTGCGCGCCGCGCTGGGCGACGCCCATGTGCTGACCGGCACCGACGCCGCCGCCCGTGAGCAGGACTGGCGACAGCGCTGGCCCGGCCGTGCGCTGGCGGTGGCCCGGCCCGGCAGCACCGAGGAAGTGGCCACGGTGCTGCGCCTGGCGGCGCGCCACGGCGCCAGCGTGGTGCCACAGGGCGGCAACACCGGCCTGGTGGGTGGCGGTGTGCCCGACGACAGCGGCCGCCAGCTGGTGCTGAGCCTGGGCCGCATGAACCGCATCCGCGAGATCGACGCCGCCAACCTGACGATGACGGCCGAGGCCGGCTGCGTGCTGCAGGCGCTGCAGCAGGCGGCGGCGGAGCAGGGTCTGCTGTTTCCGCTGAGCCTGGCGGCCGAAGGCAGCTGCACCATCGGCGGCAACCTGGCCACCAATGCCGGCGGCACCCAGGTGCTGCGCTACGGCAATGCGCGTGAGCTGTGCCTGGGCCTGGAGGTGGTGACGGCGCAGGGCGAGGTGTGGAGCGGCCTGTCGGGCCTGCGCAAGGACAACACCGGCTACGACCTGCGCGACCTGTTCATCGGCAGCGAGGGCACGCTGGGCGTGATCACCGCGGCCACGCTCAAGCTGCATCCGCAGCCGGTGGCCACGCTCACCGCACTGGCCGCCTGCCCCGATCTGCCGGCCTGCGTGGCGCTGCTGATGCGCGCACGCGCCCGGCTGGGCGCCGGCCTCACCGGCTTCGAGGTGATGAACCGGCTGTCGCTGGATCTGGTGCGCCAGCACTTCCCACAGCTGCCGCAGCCGCTGCCCGGCGCGCCGTGGACGGTGCTGCTGGAACTGGCCGACGGCGAATCGGAAGCGCATGCACGCGGCCTGTTCGAAGGGCTGATGGAAGCCGCGCTGGACGACGGCTGCTGCACCGATGCGGTGGTGGCCGAAAGCCTGGCCCAGTCGCAGGCGCTGTGGCAGCTGCGTGAATCCATCCCGCTGGCGCAGGCGGCCGCCGGCGCCAACATCAAGCACGACATCGCGCTGCCGGTCTCGCGCATCCCCGACTTCGTGGCGGCCACCGATGCCGCGCTGGCCGCGGCCTTTCCGGGTGCGGCGCTGGTGAACTTCGGCCACCTGGGCGACGGCAACCTGCACTACAACGTGCAGGCCCCGCCGGGGGTGTCGCCACGCGAGTTCCTGGCGCGGCATGAACCGGCCGTCAACACCCTGGTGTACGACGGCGTGATGGCCCATGGCGGCTCCATCTCGGCCGAGCACGGCATCGGCCGCCTCAAGCGCGAAGAACTGGCCGAGCGCAAGAGCCCGGTGGCCCTGGGCCTGATGCGCGCGATCAAGCAGGCGCTGGACCCGCAGGGGCTGCTGAACCCCGGGCGGGTGCTGTAG
- the aroC gene encoding chorismate synthase, which produces MPGSTFGELFRVTNFGESHGPAIGCVIDGCPPGLALSEADIQPELDRRRPGTSRHVTQRNEPDAVEILSGVYEGRTTGTPICLLIRNTDQRSKDYGNILDTFRPGHADYTYWRKYGLRDPRGGGRSSARLTAPTVAAAAVARKWLFERHGTTFTGWMSQLGEMPVAFEDAAHIPHNPFFAANVSQIAEMEAYMDALRKAGDSCGARIEVVAQNVPVGLGEPLYDKLDADIAYAMMGINAVKGVEIGDGFGVVAQRGSLHGDELSPEGFRANRAGGVLGGISTGQDLRVSIAIKPTSSIRTPKASIDRALQPTTVETFGRHDPCVGIRATPIAEAMLALVLMDHVLRHRAQNADVVLPVPAIPGAA; this is translated from the coding sequence ATGCCTGGCTCCACTTTCGGCGAACTGTTTCGCGTCACCAACTTCGGCGAAAGCCACGGCCCGGCCATCGGCTGCGTGATCGACGGCTGCCCGCCCGGCCTGGCCCTGTCCGAGGCCGACATCCAGCCCGAGCTGGACCGCCGCCGCCCCGGCACCAGCCGCCACGTCACCCAGCGCAACGAGCCCGACGCGGTGGAAATCCTCTCGGGCGTGTACGAAGGCCGCACCACCGGCACGCCGATCTGCCTGCTGATCCGCAACACCGACCAGCGCAGCAAGGACTACGGCAACATCCTCGACACCTTCCGCCCCGGCCACGCCGACTACACCTACTGGCGCAAGTACGGCCTGCGCGACCCGCGCGGCGGTGGCCGTTCGTCGGCCCGGCTTACCGCGCCCACGGTGGCGGCGGCGGCGGTGGCGCGCAAGTGGCTGTTCGAGCGCCATGGCACCACCTTCACCGGCTGGATGAGCCAGCTGGGTGAGATGCCCGTGGCCTTCGAGGACGCGGCGCACATCCCCCACAACCCCTTCTTCGCGGCCAATGTCAGCCAGATCGCCGAGATGGAGGCCTACATGGACGCGCTGCGCAAGGCGGGCGATTCCTGCGGGGCCCGCATCGAAGTGGTGGCGCAGAACGTGCCGGTGGGCCTGGGCGAGCCGCTGTACGACAAGCTGGACGCCGACATCGCCTACGCGATGATGGGCATCAATGCCGTCAAGGGCGTGGAAATCGGCGACGGTTTCGGCGTGGTGGCCCAGCGCGGCAGCCTGCATGGTGACGAACTGTCACCCGAGGGTTTCCGCGCCAACCGGGCCGGCGGCGTGCTGGGCGGCATTTCCACGGGGCAGGACCTGCGCGTGTCCATCGCCATCAAGCCCACCAGCTCCATCCGCACGCCCAAGGCGTCGATCGACCGCGCGCTGCAGCCCACCACGGTGGAAACCTTCGGCCGGCACGATCCGTGCGTGGGCATCCGTGCCACCCCGATCGCCGAAGCGATGCTGGCCCTGGTGCTGATGGACCACGTGCTGCGCCACCGGGCGCAGAACGCCGACGTGGTGCTGCCGGTGCCTGCCATCCCCGGCGCTGCCTGA
- a CDS encoding O-acetylhomoserine aminocarboxypropyltransferase, translating into MPGPLDPGFDTLALHAGAAPDAATGARALPIHLSTSFVFESSEQAASLFNMERAGHVYSRISNPTTAVFEERMAALEGGVGGIATASGQAALHLAICTLAGAGSHIVASSALYGGSHNLLHYTLARFGITTTFVNPRDVDAWRAAIRPETRLLFGETLGNPGLDVLDIPTVAQVAHDAGLPLLVDSTFTTPWLMKPFEHGADLVYHSATKFLCGHGTVVGGVLVDSGQFDWDASGRFPELTDPYAGFHGMRFTEESTVGAFLLRARREGLRDFGACMSPHTAWLILQGIETLPLRMARHVDNTRRIVEFLAAHPMVAGVAYPELPGHPDHALAQRLLPRGCGAVFSFDLKGSRRQGQAFIEALKLFSHLANVGDCRSLVIHPASTTHFRMDDAALAQAGIGPGTIRLSVGLEDPDDLLDDLKRALKVAEKAQ; encoded by the coding sequence ATGCCCGGACCGCTGGACCCCGGATTCGACACCCTGGCGCTGCATGCCGGCGCCGCGCCCGATGCGGCCACCGGCGCCCGCGCGCTGCCCATCCACCTGAGCACGTCCTTCGTGTTCGAGAGCAGCGAGCAGGCGGCCTCCCTCTTCAACATGGAGCGGGCGGGCCATGTGTACAGCCGCATCAGCAACCCGACCACCGCGGTGTTCGAGGAGCGCATGGCGGCGCTGGAAGGCGGCGTGGGCGGCATCGCCACCGCCAGCGGCCAGGCGGCGCTGCACCTGGCCATCTGCACGCTGGCGGGCGCGGGCTCGCACATCGTGGCCAGCAGCGCGCTGTACGGCGGCTCGCACAACCTGCTGCACTACACGCTGGCGCGCTTCGGCATCACCACCACCTTCGTGAACCCGCGCGACGTGGACGCTTGGCGGGCCGCCATCCGCCCCGAGACCCGGCTGCTGTTCGGCGAGACCCTGGGCAACCCCGGCCTGGACGTGCTGGACATTCCCACGGTGGCCCAGGTGGCCCACGACGCCGGGCTGCCGCTGCTGGTGGACAGCACCTTCACCACGCCCTGGCTGATGAAGCCCTTCGAGCACGGCGCCGACCTGGTCTACCACTCGGCCACCAAGTTCCTGTGCGGCCACGGCACGGTGGTGGGCGGCGTGCTGGTGGACAGCGGCCAGTTCGACTGGGACGCCTCGGGCCGTTTTCCGGAGCTGACCGACCCGTACGCCGGCTTCCACGGCATGCGGTTCACCGAAGAGAGCACCGTGGGCGCCTTCCTGCTGCGTGCCCGGCGCGAGGGCCTGCGCGACTTCGGCGCCTGCATGAGCCCGCACACCGCCTGGCTGATCCTGCAAGGCATCGAGACGCTGCCGCTGCGCATGGCCCGGCATGTGGACAACACCCGGCGCATCGTCGAGTTTCTCGCCGCGCACCCGATGGTGGCCGGCGTGGCTTACCCCGAACTACCCGGCCACCCCGACCATGCGCTGGCGCAGCGGCTGCTGCCGCGCGGCTGCGGCGCGGTGTTCAGCTTCGACCTGAAGGGCAGCCGCCGCCAGGGGCAGGCTTTCATCGAGGCGCTCAAGCTCTTCAGCCACCTGGCCAACGTGGGCGACTGCCGCTCGCTGGTGATCCACCCGGCCTCGACCACGCACTTCCGGATGGACGACGCGGCGCTGGCGCAGGCCGGCATCGGGCCCGGCACCATCCGCCTGTCGGTGGGCCTGGAAGACCCGGACGACCTGCTGGACGACCTGAAGCGGGCGCTGAAGGTGGCGGAGAAGGCGCAATGA